A genomic segment from Salvia splendens isolate huo1 chromosome 13, SspV2, whole genome shotgun sequence encodes:
- the LOC121762640 gene encoding protein CENTRORADIALIS-like — translation MARTSSEPLIVGRVIEDVLDYFRASVSINVSYGNRQVCNGSEFYPSAVAATPRVEIHGGDMRTFYTLVMTDPDVPGPSDPYLREHLHWIVTDIPGTTDATFGEEVVRYERPRPNIGIHRFVLVVFQQKVRQSLDTLPTCRSNFNTRRFAAENDLGLPVAAVFFNAQRETAARRR, via the exons ATGGCAAGAACATCATCAGAGCCACTGATAGTAGGGAGGGTGATAGAAGATGTTCTTGACTATTTTAGGGCAAGTGTAAGTATAAACGTGAGTTATGGCAATAGACAAGTTTGCAATGGAAGTGAGTTTTACCCTTCAGCCGTTGCTGCCACCCCTAGAGTTGAGATTCATGGAGGTGACATGAGGACTTTCTACACTTTG GTTATGACTGATCCTGATGTTCCTGGGCCTAGTGATCCATATCTCAGGGAGCATCTCCACTG GATAGTGACCGACATTCCAGGCACAACAGATGCTACATTCG GAGAAGAAGTGGTGAGGTACGAGAGACCAAGGCCAAACATAGGGATTCATAGGTTTGTGCTTGTTGTCTTCCAACAGAAAGTGAGGCAGTCCCTTGACACCCTGCCTACGTGTCGTAGCAACTTCAACACTCGCCGTTTCGCGGCGGAGAATGACCTCGGCCTCCCTGTCGCCGCTGTCTTCTTCAATGCACAGCGAGAAACCGCCGCCAGACGCCGCTAA